The Kroppenstedtia pulmonis genome has a segment encoding these proteins:
- a CDS encoding glycerol-3-phosphate acyltransferase produces the protein MAILWVMVISYAIGAFPLNMILFSKGFHRRLHHSFLPIGLDIGTGALASLLGLMMAGWTGASLAALSVVLGRVYPIFTGFQGEYGVGVAAGALLILSPLLMLMGVSIFLVILLLTRYPSVSIVFTIVLVMLLTLFFFPEFYVTWVVFCVGGLILYQYKGSANPWHSLRGWGRRK, from the coding sequence GTGGCAATCCTTTGGGTCATGGTGATCAGCTATGCAATAGGGGCCTTTCCGCTGAACATGATACTGTTCAGTAAGGGCTTTCACCGGAGACTTCACCATTCGTTTTTGCCCATCGGCTTGGATATCGGAACTGGAGCTTTGGCGTCTTTGCTTGGTTTGATGATGGCCGGGTGGACAGGTGCTTCTCTGGCTGCTCTGTCCGTGGTTTTGGGTCGGGTTTATCCGATTTTTACCGGGTTTCAGGGAGAGTATGGAGTAGGGGTGGCTGCCGGTGCACTACTCATCTTAAGTCCTTTGCTCATGTTGATGGGAGTCAGTATTTTTTTGGTCATTCTTTTGCTCACTCGCTATCCTTCTGTCTCCATCGTCTTCACGATTGTGTTGGTCATGCTTCTCACCTTGTTCTTTTTTCCGGAATTTTATGTTACTTGGGTTGTGTTTTGTGTTGGAGGTTTGATTCTGTATCAGTATAAGGGATCAGCGAATCCTTGGCACAGCCTTCGAGGATGGGGCAGGAGAAAATGA
- a CDS encoding nitroreductase family protein, which translates to MDLKQAIRTRRSIGKVGTGVPDRQLIEKVLEAARWAPNHHMTQPWKFIVLTGDARKRLGSVLKELKAEEMTPEERKLRAEQLEQTARKPLRAPVVIAVAVTPSDDPRVEEVEEICAVAAGVQNALLTAHVLGLGAIWRTGKPTYTEKMKSFFKLGERDQMLGFIYLGYPSMLPKERPREPLKEKVEWWN; encoded by the coding sequence ATGGACTTGAAGCAGGCGATTCGCACCCGACGCAGTATCGGAAAGGTGGGAACGGGTGTTCCTGACAGGCAGTTGATTGAGAAAGTACTGGAAGCTGCCCGATGGGCACCAAACCACCATATGACCCAACCATGGAAATTTATTGTGCTGACAGGAGATGCCCGAAAGCGGTTGGGAAGTGTATTGAAGGAACTAAAGGCAGAAGAGATGACTCCTGAAGAAAGAAAGCTTCGTGCTGAACAACTGGAACAGACAGCCCGGAAGCCCTTGCGTGCTCCCGTGGTTATCGCTGTAGCCGTTACTCCCTCTGATGATCCCAGAGTGGAAGAGGTGGAAGAGATTTGCGCTGTAGCCGCAGGGGTCCAAAATGCACTGTTAACGGCCCATGTCTTGGGTTTGGGGGCGATATGGCGCACAGGCAAGCCGACATATACCGAAAAAATGAAATCATTTTTCAAGTTGGGAGAGCGGGATCAAATGCTGGGCTTTATTTATTTGGGGTATCCATCGATGCTTCCTAAGGAGAGGCCACGAGAGCCGTTGAAAGAGAAAGTGGAGTGGTGGAACTAG